CCGTGCAGGAGGTCATGATCACGCACCCGACCTGCCCGGAGGTCGGGGCGCTGGGCCTGAGATGGCACGCGCTGCCGGTCATCAGCAACATGACGCTGGAGGTGGCGGGGCAGTCGTTCCCGTGTGCGCCGTTCAACGGGTGGTACCTGCAGACGGAGATCGCCGCGCGGAATCTGGTGGACCGGGACCGCTACGACGCTCTGCCTGCCGTGGCGGCCGCGCTGGGCCTGGACACCACGTCGCGGCGGTCGCTGTGGCAGGACCGGGCGCTTCTGGAACTGAACGTGGCGGTGCTGCATTCCTTCGACCGGGCGGGCGTGCGGATCGCGGATCATCACGGCGTGACGGCGCAGTTCGTGCATTTCGAGGAGCAGGAACGCCGCGCGGGCCGCCAGGTGCGGGGGCGCTGGTCCTGGCTGATTCCGCCGATGTCTCCCGCGACGACGCCCGTGTGGCACCGCTCGTACCACGATGAGGAGGAACGCCCGAATTTCACGGTGCAGACCCCCGCGTGGCGGGAGGCGCGGCCCGGCGTGTGCCCTTTCCATTCCTGAACGGGTTCATCCAAGCGCGCGGGCAAAACGAAGAAGCGCCCCGAACC
This genomic window from Deinococcus sedimenti contains:
- a CDS encoding nitric oxide synthase oxygenase, translating into MPAPRPHPALPARTREALEFLALYHHETGLPGLRDRQAEVYRTGGVTLSAAELTHGARVAWRNSTRCVGRLPWMTLDVRDLRHVTSPEEVFTHLLAHLREGFNGGRIRPTMSVFGPDVRVHNDQLIRYAGYRQPDGSVIGDPQNVALTDHLRRLGWAGGPGTPFDVLPLAIEGEGRVALFDLPADAVQEVMITHPTCPEVGALGLRWHALPVISNMTLEVAGQSFPCAPFNGWYLQTEIAARNLVDRDRYDALPAVAAALGLDTTSRRSLWQDRALLELNVAVLHSFDRAGVRIADHHGVTAQFVHFEEQERRAGRQVRGRWSWLIPPMSPATTPVWHRSYHDEEERPNFTVQTPAWREARPGVCPFHS